The following are encoded in a window of Verrucomicrobiota bacterium genomic DNA:
- a CDS encoding Uma2 family endonuclease: MRTLLKTGMRPLTTKEFYRLPESNQFCELIEGELVMPPSPEPFHQAVAGTIFGELYLNLRDHPLGLAYCAPLDVELSPVNVYQPDVLYVSNARKDRVKRKRVVGAPGAGR, encoded by the coding sequence ATGCGAACGCTGCTCAAAACCGGTATGCGGCCCCTCACGACCAAGGAGTTTTACCGGTTGCCGGAATCCAACCAGTTTTGTGAGTTAATTGAGGGCGAGCTCGTGATGCCGCCCTCACCCGAGCCATTTCACCAAGCCGTTGCGGGAACCATCTTTGGGGAGCTTTACCTTAACCTCAGGGATCACCCGCTGGGACTTGCTTACTGTGCCCCGCTCGACGTCGAACTCTCGCCGGTCAACGTTTATCAACCGGATGTGTTGTATGTTTCCAACGCTCGCAAAGACCGTGTAAAGCGGAAACGAGTTGTGGGGGCGCCAGGAGCTGGTCGCTGA